A stretch of DNA from bacterium:
TCAGTGACCGGTCGCGCGCTGGTGGGACTGGCGCTGCTGGTCGGGCTGACCTCGGCGGTTCCGGTCGGACCTTCGGTCCTGGCGGCCCCTGACGGACAGTTCGACCTGGCGCAGACCACCGACACGCTGAAATCGCAACCGACATCCGGTGATACTGTCTCGAAGGCCGACACGATTCGTCCGTATCATTCGGCCAAGTCTCCCGGTGCCGCTGTCCTGCTTTCTTTTCTGCTGCCCGGAGGCGGGCAGGTCTATACCGGCAACTGGTGGAAAACGACGCTTATTGCCCCGGCCGAGGTCACCCTGGGGTATCTAACGGTCAGGGAACACCTGTTGGCCACTCAGTCTCTGAACAAGGGTGATACCGCCGACTACTCCCGGTATAGCAGCACCAGAACCGCATTGCTCTGGTGGACCGGGGCAGTCATCGTGTTTTCCATGGCCGATGCCTATGTATCTGCTCAAATGTACGGATTTGACCGGGAGACGAAGCTCGGCCTGTGGCCGAGCAAA
This window harbors:
- a CDS encoding DUF5683 domain-containing protein; the protein is MTGRALVGLALLVGLTSAVPVGPSVLAAPDGQFDLAQTTDTLKSQPTSGDTVSKADTIRPYHSAKSPGAAVLLSFLLPGGGQVYTGNWWKTTLIAPAEVTLGYLTVREHLLATQSLNKGDTADYSRYSSTRTALLWWTGAVIVFSMADAYVSAQMYGFDRETKLGLWPSKLPMPSLALGTGNLGLVVRAGIAMGF